The Rahnella aquatilis CIP 78.65 = ATCC 33071 genomic sequence CGACTGATTTTTCACTTTTTACTAAACATTTCAGCGATCCCTGACGGGTAAATGTTTGTTCAGCAGCGTGAAGCAATGCCGAACCTGCGCCGGTTCCCTGATATTGCGGATCAACAAACAGGTTATGCAGGAAATCTTCCTGAGTGAAAATCGAGGCGAATCCCAGCAAATGTCCGTCACGTTCCGCGACCAGTATTGTCTCGCCGATCACTGCACGATCAAAATCCTCCAGCTGAAAATCGTCTTCCAGCCATGTCCAGGTGTGCTTGCGCGAGGCCAGATACAGTGTACGTAAAAACGGGCGGTCTGCTTCTTCATAAGGACGGACAGTAAGTGGTGAGGGCAAGGAAAACTCCTGAGAAAATTTATTATCAACGTGTGTTGTTCATAGTCGTTTTCCGATACTGCCAGTGAAACGGGGTGAGTTCAATGACGTTGGTGGATCGGTTTTTTA encodes the following:
- a CDS encoding GNAT family N-acetyltransferase, which gives rise to MPSPLTVRPYEEADRPFLRTLYLASRKHTWTWLEDDFQLEDFDRAVIGETILVAERDGHLLGFASIFTQEDFLHNLFVDPQYQGTGAGSALLHAAEQTFTRQGSLKCLVKSEKSVAFYLSKGWNIISRGDSPKGEYYLFHSSKK